The region TTGATCCCGATTCGCTCGATCACGATCGAAAGTGCGGCATGTGACATACGTATTACCTACGGACCGCAGCGTTGTCATGTTGTGAGAGTACAGCAAAAATTATTTAAAATCCCGCGTTTTACGCACCAATACCGAGCATCGATTATGAGGTATTCCGTAGTGGACTCCGATTgatattgaccacctggggtggtCAATATCATCTGCAACTAAATTTCAACTCAAATATCAACTAAAATATCAACTGCAACTAATTTAAGTACacgacatggaggaaggaaacccaggaggagccccggccagcacggaagtattggagaaggtgtggcggaagtcacgtgctgttattcgcaaaggagcactgggacgggtacctcaaatgtcaacgttgccatagcaaccgcgctcctgaagctttcgctactgctctcggtctctgaaaagtgagataagatttttccaccGTGTCCTtttcgcagcaccttttgttcgcgagaaaagctgacttagGAGTGTGGTGTtcaagcttgaaagttgtgtttgaggtctgtgagtgtgagtgtccgCAACCACTCAaacaatcacggcgcgggtctcaacgtcgtcttcaacgtgccacggaaaaacacaggagcgcgtctgcttcactaaaactgctacagaagtttcgtaggcattgttttgacgcgcgccaacagcacacacttccggcggctcgtaacaatgcaagttcaaagttcgcgcccatctgctccggcgagctgcagaaaccctgattggaggcgcaaagggagatgacACAcgtacatggctgcacttccggcttcaaataCGTGActtcagggcctctcctgtttcgtttctttcctccatggtacacgagcatttttgcatttcttccctatcaaaatgcggccgccggagtggggatcgaacccacgacctcaagctgaGCATCGCAGAGCCTTAGCCGCTGGGTGGTGATTGCATTATTGCACATGTTTCGGCAATATTCGCAAGGAAATGGCATAGACTAAAATAAATTTCCTGTTCTTTCTGTACTGTAACATTAGCGAAAACATGCGAGACATGCGAGTTTTCTTTCTCGTTGAAATCAGAAATCAGCAACGAAGCATGGTGTTCGATCACTGAGCTTCAAGTGTCCACGAGCATGGTAAACCGAGGCCACGAACGGCAAATGCGGGCGCAAGGGCGCGTCGGAGTGCGCTCTAATATTAATTACACCATAAGCTAACGCAATCGCATCTATTACGGAAGTTATCGAACGGTAAATATTTTCGTTTGGATCCTTTCCCGATGCACCGCTTGATCACACGCTTTCTCTTACTGCGCGCCCTCATCAAAGCGGCGGCGCAGCGTGCGAATCGGACAGAGAGGCTGTTATGGTGTAAGGGGAATAGATCAGATGCCAAGGAGCACGCGGGCCTTGCCGAAGCTGCCGTGTTGGTGTTATGGGCCGCGGGTGAGAGGAGGAAGGGCGCAGCGATAACTGAAAATCGCGGGCAGAAACTGACCGCGGAAGCCAGTCGACCTTTCTCGGTTCCGAAGAGGCGAGTACAGCCGTTCTCCCCCTCGACGTCTTTGCCCTCCTCTCCGGGCGAGAGCAAGCCGTTAAATGTATGCGCACCTGCGGTTGAGAACGAATACGTTGCCTCGTGGCAGCGCGAAGCCGTGCTAAGCGAACCCCCACACGACTGGGTCCCACTGCTCATATAAGGTTTACCAGACAAGTGCGAGGCGCGGTGCGGACGTTACAACTTGCGTTGGCAGAATCTGGGAGTAAAATGGCCAGAGCCGCGAGCATGGACTCTTCTTCAACTTCTTCCTTCATGTTTGGCCTGGCGAATGAGCTGATCCTCGACCGGGACCCGCGCACCGCCGACTGGGCCCTGGCCGGGAACAGAGAGTTCCTCATCTCCCTGTTCATGGTCTACGTCTACGTGGTCAAGGTGGGCGGACCCCGATACATGAAAGACCGCAAGCCGTATGACGGCATCAAGCCGATTGTCAACATCTACAACGCCTGCATGGTGGTGCTGAACGCCTACTTCATGACTGCCTTCCTCTCCAGGACCTACATGGGCGGCGGCTACAGCCTCTTCTGCCAGGGCATCAACTACGAGGCCCGAGACGAGGTCACCATGAGCCTTCTCAACCTCTGCTGGTGGTACACGCTGGTGAGGATCGCCGACTTCATGGACACGGTTTTCTTCGTCCTGCGCAAGAAGGACTCGCACGTCTCGTTCCTGCACGTCGCGCACCACATTCTGGTAGTGTTCAACGGCTGCTACGGCGTCGGCTACGGCCCGGACGGCCAGGCGACACTGACCATTGTACTCAACTGCTTCGTCCACGTGATCATGTACACTTACTACTTCCTCTCTCTGCTGGGACCCACAGTGCAGAAGCACCTCTGGTGGAAGCGTTACCTGACGCAGGTGCAGCTGGTCCAGTTCTGCGTCATATTCGTGCACATGCTGGTTCCGCTCTTCTACAGCTGCGGTTACCCGAGACCGCACATCTACGTCATGCTGTGCGAGGCGGTTTTCTTCTTCATCATGTTCGTACGCTTCTACCTCAAGGCCTACCGGGACAGGCACAGCAAGAAAATCGAGGATAGAGATCACGCCAAGAGCAAGGTTCACTGAAAGTGTTGGCTCAGTCGATTCTGTGATACGCGCAAGGATTCTGCAAGTATCACGGTAGCTAATCTACAGTCGACGTGCACCGATCCAACGCTCAGAGAAAGTTGGGCAGTACAAAatcgtctgtttttttttcctgtagccttTAAACTTGACCTTAGGTCACGTCGGTAGCGCCACGTCGGTAACGTCACATGACTATGTAAAAAGTGATGCGTGTGATATGCGGAATATTATGGGAACCTTAGAGACCTGATGGGTATCGATAAGTTCCGCGCGAATACAGGTACGGCTTGTTAACCAAGTTCTTAGTTCAGTGTACGAATAGATGAACGGTAGCTCATTGCATCTACTTGAATGCTTTTATCGCACCCAAATTACTCGAGTCGACCCAAAACACACACTGCAACTTCGTACAACgacaatggcaaaaaaaaaaaaacaagctacGCGACCCGTGCATGCGATTAGTGCTAACACTATACTCTGCCCATAGATACCGAGTGCAACACGTTTTTATCTGTCCTTTGTCTCTTACCAGAGACATGCTTGGCACGAGAAAAACATCTAACGGTGGACAACAGGGATTTTGTGTACAAAATACATAGTTAGTTTTAGGCCGATAAAATCAGTGAACTGTTCGTTTGTTGCGTCGAGAACTGACACCATCGTCGAGAACCACGGTCCGTCTTTTGAACCACGTTGTCATATTCGTCATCGCTGTTACACTTTGACAGAACGCAGGTCAACAGTACGAAAAGTACTAAGTGCGTTGATGCCTTTTTTTTGCGTCACGTGAGAAATGCTGTAAACCAATGTTCCACGCTCGGTCCACTGATACAAATGCGCATGGTGAAGCGAGTGTTGTGAATGGCCGTGTATTTTGTTATCTGTGCCTGTTATGTTTTGTAATAGTTCTCAGAGAAAATGTACTGGTCAGTTGAAGAATAAAACGCTTTTGTTTTGTTGCCAACTCGTACTTTTATTTCTTGTTAGCTGCTTCGCGAGgactttttttttcgcgcttacCGAAGGCGCTTACTTACTTCGGTACGCAAAGAATGAGTTGACGAGGTAGGAGCAGCAGCATAATCGTGCATGCGCATTCAACATGTCATTGAAATAGGTTGGATACAACTAGAGTGTTAGTACTTGTAATCACAACGAGTGCCGCCTAATGTGTCATTGCGTGAGAGCGTGATGTTTTGCAGCCTTGAAAAGATACGTCAGTGATCTGACTATTTCAGCTGACTGGGATGAAACATGCAAGGATAGTAACTGCGCTGTTTCGCTCGTAGTTGCGAAATACTGTTAGCTCTTGCCGCAACAACATCACTTTCATAGAA is a window of Dermacentor silvarum isolate Dsil-2018 chromosome 4, BIME_Dsil_1.4, whole genome shotgun sequence DNA encoding:
- the LOC119449099 gene encoding elongation of very long chain fatty acids protein AAEL008004, producing MARAASMDSSSTSSFMFGLANELILDRDPRTADWALAGNREFLISLFMVYVYVVKVGGPRYMKDRKPYDGIKPIVNIYNACMVVLNAYFMTAFLSRTYMGGGYSLFCQGINYEARDEVTMSLLNLCWWYTLVRIADFMDTVFFVLRKKDSHVSFLHVAHHILVVFNGCYGVGYGPDGQATLTIVLNCFVHVIMYTYYFLSLLGPTVQKHLWWKRYLTQVQLVQFCVIFVHMLVPLFYSCGYPRPHIYVMLCEAVFFFIMFVRFYLKAYRDRHSKKIEDRDHAKSKVH